The sequence ATTTACGTTCTTCCATTTATTTTTCTTGTTCACCTAGATCATCTGTTTGTTGTCCATGGGTTGATAACCAGCGGGTTATCAAGTCTTGTTTGGGCTCACTAATCacttctaacaagtggtatcagtgcTTAGACTATGTGTTCACGGGAATAATAGCAGATAAAAATGATGTGAAGATTGATCGGTTTGATGGTTTCGACTTTggtttttggaagatgcaaattaaaGATGTTCTCTATTAAAGGAACCTTATCAGCCATTATTAGGGGTTAAACCAAAAGAGATGGAGAAAGGTGAATGGGGTTGGTTAGATAGGAAAGTTCTATTGGTTGTTCGACTTTCTCTGGTCAAGAATGTTGCTTACAACATTGTGGGTAAAATCACAACTGCGGGATTGATTGCGGCGATGTCTCATGTGTATAAAAAGTGATCTGCTTTGAATAAATTTTCTTGATATGACAGATGGTGAATGCTAGGATGATGAAGGGTTCCTCGGAAGTGGATCACGTTAAAGGGTTTAACTTGATGTTAACCTGGTTGAAATGAGTTGGGTTTAATTCGAGGATGAACTTGAGGCATTATTTTTGTTATATTCATTACTCAATAGTTGGTCTGGAACTGTGACAACGGTTAgtggttcatccggaactactaaGCTTACTTTTGAATTAATCCGGGATTTAACTCGTAGTGAAAGAATTAGGAGAAAAGATTCGGGTGAGAATTCGGGTTCAGTTTTGAGTATCGGTCGGGGGAGAGCTAGATCAAGAAGTACATAAAGGAGTAAGCACatggtgtgttggaattgtcaacaagttggtCACTATAATTCAAAGTGCTCGAGTTTAAAGTGGGGGGAGAGCACAACAATTTTGGTGATCGAGAATGCGTTGATGTGCCAAGAGGGAGTTCTTGATGGATCTTGAGTATTAGATTTGGGTTCCTCGTATCATGCTTCCCCGTACATGAAGGTATGGTGAATTTTAGGTGATATTCCGGTAGAGTTCGAGTTGCAGACGGGAAGACACTTGATGTTTTGGGTATTAGTGACCTTGTTATTAGACACTTGGATTACGCTTGGATGTTGAGGAACGTGAGGTTCGTCCTCAAGCTCACGAGTAGATTGATCTATGTTGGGCAGTTGGATGATGATATGTGTCATGTTTTATTTGGGGATTAACGGTAGATGGTGTTAAAGGCCATCGGGTAATTGCTCGCAAGTACAAGATGGGAACTATGTATATGGTTTATATTCTTTTCGAGGAATGGCAAAGTGGAAGAGTAGGTGCTGAAATTGCTAGTAGGCTAGAGCTTTCAAGTATTGTTGAGGGATCTTTTTTCAGTGGGAGCTCATGAGGAATCAGAATTAGTGAGAATTCAGGTAGAACTGGTTACACTAAAGTCTTTAGTGTTTCAAGTGGATCATCTCTAAAGGCAACTTTTTTGCGACTCACCGAGGAAGATGAACGCGATGTTTTCCTAGGAGTCATTGTTAGGAACACATCTGTCAGTGGGAGTTGGCTTGGGGTGATAAAATCGGGTCCATCGAATTCGTGTGCACATATGTGGTCAGTGTTCCAACGGTGAAATCAAAAGCGGTAAGGTGAACGATTAAGGGTTTGATCACATTCTCGTGCAAGGTCTTGATCGTTAATGTTCATGTGTTTGTTCTACTATCAAGTTTATTCTTTGTTGGAAAGATAAATCGGGTGAATGGTGTGATGTACAAGTGAATTGCTTGGAAAATGGGGTCACTAGAGTCGGGTCGGGCTCCGGCCCATTATCTCCTAAACTAAGGAGATATGTGATGTATCCAAGAGAGATTCTTGGTCCCAAGCTAGTAGCATTGATCAGATTATTGCTCATCGGTATTTTTAAGGTCGGAAGACTTCCTTCCTCGTAGGTTAGTGAGTTAAGTGTGGCGCGATGCGGGTCAttggcggtatcaaaaggagtcaTAATCAACGGGTCAGATGTTGTTGTTGGAGGTAACCATGTAGAAGATGGGTTTTATTTAAAGTCTCCTTCGAGTGAGAGATTGTTAGGAGTGCGAAGTCGACTAAACAAGAAGCAAATGTGCGTAATAGGTCGATTTTCGCGATCACAAGTGTGTAACTTGCGACCGCAAGCTGCAAACAAAGAAACAGCTTGGTTGAGCTGTTGGGCTCGCGATCGCGAGAAACATAGTCGCCCTCGCGAAATTGGCCGACGTAGGAAGTTGTGCTCGTTTAGCGTCCCTAATCTCGTTGTGATTTTAACTCATTTTCACTATAGATACAACTCATATGTAACGTGTAACTTAGACCTATGAAATTTATTAAGAATGTATTTTAGGTTGATCGTGGATTAAACCAATAGTAATATTTGATATAACCACATTATATTTTTCATGTTAGTTATGTGCTTGCATTAATTATTCATGTTCACTTAGATCATCAGTTTGTTGTCCGTGAGTTGATAACCAACATGTTATCAAGTTTTGTTAGAACTCACTATTCACTATTCACTATTCACTATTCACTATTCACTATTCAATCAAGAAAAAATGAAAGGAAAATGAGAAGTTACAAAATGAATTTGCGTTCCAATGCACTAAGctaattacatttatttatttttttttatcttatttCGCTCTCTTGATTTCATGTCAcatcatttgaaaaaaaaaaaaaaaaacaaaaaatttatacGTAAAAATGTAGTATCTCTCCACTTGTAATTAACTTATAATAGTAACCGTAATCTAATAAAAGCTGATTAGTTTAAGATTATGATCGTTATTGGAGTAATAAATCAGTAATGACCTGAAGTAATTTTATGTTTGACAATATCTGTCTAAGAATAAAACTTACTTGGTATTCCAAAGCGATTTGAAGTTCTCTCAATATTTTGGTCAGTGATGGTCGTTGTGTGCGTTCAAGTTGTAAACATTGGTACGCAATTTTTGAGAACCTTTCCAAACACCCCGTTGAAATTTTCTCTTTAAGGCTAGTACTAATGATAGTACCTAGTGTATTCTCTTCATAGCACTTTCGTGCCACTACTGTCAAAAAGTTGGGACCACTACCTCCGTTTATTATCTGCACACATTGTCTTCCGCAAAGAACTTCAAACAAAACAACACCGAACGAATATACATCTGATTCTTTTGTCAATAAGCCTGTGTGAATGTATAAAGGATCACAATAACCCATTGTACCTACAGGCGTAGAAAACTGATAAGTGACTTGCTGATTTGCAAGGCCAAATTTTGACAAACCAAAATCTGCAATTTTTGGATTCCAGTTGTGATCTAAAAGTATGTTTGCACTCTTGATATCACGGTGCAAGACTCTGTGTTGACTCCCCTCAACAGGAGCATGAAGGTATTGGAGTCCTCGTGCGGCACCAATACATATACGAAGACGTTGATTCCAAGAAAGATCAGGGCTACTTAAATATAAATCAAGGCTTTTGTTAGATAGAAACTCGTACACAAGGATACTTTCACCTTTCTCATCACAAAAACCTAAAAGAGAGACCAGATTTTCATGTTTATAAGTTGAAAGCAACATAATTTCTCTCCAAAACTCAGGTGGGCCTTGTCCAAGTTTAGTATCTAAGCGCTTCATTGCAACCATGGTAAGCTTCTTGGATATTACAAGTTTTCCCTGGTAAACCTTCCCAAAGCCACCACGGCCGATACAATTGCATTCACCAAAGTTGTTGGTGGCTGATTTTATATTTTTGAGTGGAATTCGGAGATGTTCAAACTCTTTTAAGGAAGAAGACATTATTTTGATATTTAGGAACATGTAAAGGGAGGAAAAGAGACAGAAGAACTTCAAGGAGTTAAAAACTGGAAAAGTTTACGTTTATGTTCATCAAAATCTGGCAACTTATTTAACATAGATGATAAGCAACCAGCTAATGTATAGATTTGCAAATGACGTATACAATGTTAAATTAATACAATTGCGTACGTTCGTGGCATAGTGATGCTCTAACGACCAAGTACTAGTTGACTATTCGAGATTTCCCAATCCAAATTGGCTCAAGACACATTAACTATTGCATTAGCAGATATTTCTAACATTTATTTTACTTGTTCCACCATAATTGTCTAAATTGCCCTTAATGAAAGACTTACACAAATTATTTATAACTTTTTATTATAATTCATTGAGGGGTATTTAAGGAAGAAAGTATGAAATTATGTTGGAACAAGTAAAAGCAATGTTGGAAATATCACCTCCCATTAGGAAATAAATCTTGTATGAGAATTAGAATATACACacacactcatatatatatatatatatatatatatatatatatatatatatatatatatatatatatatatatatatatatatatatatgtgtgtgtgtgtgtgtgtgtgtgtgtgtgtgtgtgcgcgcgcgcgcgcgTGTGTTTTAAGGCATTTGCTATTGATCGTGTTGAAGGAATCAAATTGTATATTTTATTTCATAGCTGTGAGACCCAAGAACCGTTTACTTGTTATAATTTAACACTTAGTATTGGTATATTGCTTAGATGAATGGAAATCACGAAAAATAGATCGTGTGTGcactatatatataagtatacagtGGAATTTTATATTTAAAGCTTTAGAATGTTTCATGCTTGATACCCTTCCATGCTTCATGTTATTAGAAACAATTAGGTGAGCCATATCAAGACTTGATAACTCTAGGTTATCAAATGTTGAGTAATTTTGATATAGACATGTTAAAATGTTAATGTGTCCATATCTAGAAGTTACTTTAGATAATTATTTAGTACTTAGTAgtgttggatgtgtgaaggatatcaaaaacaAAGAAGAATTCGTTGCAGCTTTAAGCCGCGTCGCGGCTCAACACTTGGATTGAGGTTCGAAGTTGCAAAGCTGTCGGATTCGAGATCACGTTTTAAGGTGCGGCGCGGCCCTTCCTGGAGCGTCGCGGCCTGCACCTGACGGGGGAAAGACGCGTTTTCTTACACCCTAAGTTGTTTCTTTGTTatcttatgcctataaatacatCATATTGTAACCCTAAAGTGTATGTACGCAAATATCAATAAAAATCACTctagttggccgtggactaaagcaatctaaCTGATTGCATAACCACGTAATTTATTCCGTTGTTTTCTCTACTTTTCTTTATTATAGTTCATTTGTTGTTCGTGGGATCACTAAATCTGAATTGGTAATTGTTGTTTAGGTCCATAAATTCTCAAC comes from Rutidosis leptorrhynchoides isolate AG116_Rl617_1_P2 chromosome 4, CSIRO_AGI_Rlap_v1, whole genome shotgun sequence and encodes:
- the LOC139841161 gene encoding receptor-like protein kinase HERK 1, translating into MSSSLKEFEHLRIPLKNIKSATNNFGECNCIGRGGFGKVYQGKLVISKKLTMVAMKRLDTKLGQGPPEFWREIMLLSTYKHENLVSLLGFCDEKGESILVYEFLSNKSLDLYLSSPDLSWNQRLRICIGAARGLQYLHAPVEGSQHRVLHRDIKSANILLDHNWNPKIADFGLSKFGLANQQVTYQFSTPVGTMGYCDPLYIHTGLLTKESDVYSFGVVLFEVLCGRQCVQIINGGSGPNFLTVVARKCYEENTLGTIISTSLKEKISTGCLERFSKIAYQCLQLERTQRPSLTKILRELQIALEYQVSFILRQILSNIKLLQVITDLLLQ